CTATCGCCTGCGCGCCTCCGTGGCCGGTGGCGGCTGCTCGGGCCTGAGCTACAAGCTGGATTTCGACAACGAAGTGCGGCCCATGGATCAGGAGTTCGAAGACAAAGGCGTACGCGTGGTAGTGGACATGAAGAGCTTCCTCTACCTGGCCGGCACCGAGCTGGATTTCTCCGACGGCCTCAACGGCAAGGGCTTCCAGTTCAACAACCCCAACGCCTCGCGCGAGTGTGGCTGCGGCGAGAGTTTCTCGGTTTAAGCCTCGCGGCCTCCGCATAAGAGCTAGCTTACCTCAAAACAAAACGGCCCCGTGCATGATGCACGGGGCCGTTTTGTTTTGAGGTAAGCTGGTCTATTCTTTAATGAATTTGCGCACCACCCGCCCTTGGGCAGTTTGCAGTTCGAGCAAATAGACGCCAGGCAGTAGTTTGCTTACTTCCACAACAGCGGTGCCGGCTTCGGCAATGCCCCTCATCTGCACTTGCCCTACTTGGTTGAGTACGTGGTAAGGAGTGGTAGTGGTTGCCATGAAGCTAACCAGGCTCTTTGCTGGGTTGGGGTAAAGAACCACCTCAGTGCTGACGCCGGGCGAACTCACGGTAACAATTGGCGAAAATGCCACTTTGCCATCGTTATCCACCTGCCGCAAGCGGTAATAGAGCACACCGACCGGGGCCTTTTCATCGTGGAAAGCGTAGGTGTTTGGTACCGTACTGTTACCATGAGCTTCCACCTTGCCAACCGTGACGAACTCACTGCCGGTAAGGCTGCGCTGCAACTCGAAGTAGGCGCTGTTCTTCTCACTAGCCGTAGCCCAGCGCACGGCAACGGCGTTTGCTTGGCGCCGGGCCGTGAAACTGGTGAGCTCCACCGGTAGTGGATTTATAGCAGTCCCGAGGTTGGTGTTACTGCTGGTGGAGCCAAGAGCAAAATCCGCAGGACTTGTCAGAACATCAAAAAACTTAGACGACACGGTGCCCGATACAAACGAGCCAAAGGGGGAACTAGGGGAACCGGTATCAGCAGTATTGGTGAGATTAATCCAGGAGTTAGAAGAAATGGAGGAACGGGACGCCACCACAAAACCTGGGTCAGTGGGGTCGTTTACCCCATCGTCGGGCCCGAAGGAGAGCGTGATTTTGCCACTGGTGTTGCTGTTAGCTTGGTTCGATGAGGTGAGCCGGTACCACCGCACCCGGGAAACGCGTTTGAGGGGCGTAAGATTTATAAGGCTAAATCCGGACATTGCCCCTCCGGGGCTCCCCTCCATCTGCTCGGCGGTGTAAGTGCTTTCGGCCGTTTGCGTAAGCCGGAACGTTAGCGGGCGGTAGGCATTCCCTTTACCGATTGGCATCAGGAAATCGGTGTTTGTACTTACTACACCAATGACACGGGCTAACGGGCCGTTCACAAAGCTGTTATCATTGCCGCCACTTAGCAAGGCGGTGCTACTCAGCGTCAACAGGTTAGTTGCATCCGTGGTCACTTTGCCATTGGCAAGGGTGAGCTGATTTTTCAGGGTAATAGGCCGTTGAAGCACCACACCAGCTGGGTTGTCAATTGTCACTTGGGCAAAATCGCCGAGTGTAAGGGCTGCTGCCCCAGCGGTGCCACCAATTGTCTGCGCGGTGGTGCCATTGAACTGGACCACCGTAGCGCTAGCTGGACCGAATGTAAGGGTGCTGGTGCCGTTTACCAGCACATTGCCCTTGATGTTAACGCCGCCGGTCGCATTGATGGCAATAGTGCCTTTTGCAACAATTAGGTTGCCCGTAAAAGTCACAGGAAATGATATAGTTGCGGTATTCGTGTTGGCGATATTGTATTCGAACGAGCCATACGTACGGCCGCTGAATCCTGCCTGGGTGTACCCGGTTGGAGCAAATAAATAATAGCTAGCTGGCTCGAAGGTCGTAACGCTACTGGGCTGACCTAACGCGAAGGGCGCCGAACCGGAATATTGCTCGTAACGTGAGCCATTGTGAAACACTACGGAATTTTGCAGAGCAGTTGAATTCCCAAAAGCATAACCAGAAAAGTTCTGCCCGCCGGTGAACACACTGCCGCTTACAAATTCGATGCTGTTGGTACCACTGCCCTGCAGATGATGCGCTGCATTAACGTTATTCACCCCCTCAAAAACCAATTTACCAGCAATCGTAGCCGTGGCACCAGCATTCAATAGCATTACGGCGCCTGCTGCGGCAACACCGATGTTTGTCACCGTCAGAGAGGAACCGGCGGCAATAATGAAATCAGCACCCGAAGCAATGTTGTTGATGTTCAGCGTACGGTCAGCATCGATACTGAACGTTGCGTTCACATTACTAATGAACTGCAGTTGCCCAACGGTTTCGGGCGAGACAAAGTCTAATGTGACTTTGGCGGCCGGTGTCACAGCACCGTCAAACACTAATATATCTGTGGCTTGGGGCGCGCTACGGGCTGGTTGCCAATTCCCAGGCGTAGCCCATGAGCCATCAGCAGTGGCGCCAGTCCAGGTGTAAGTAGTAGTTGAGGTAGTTAAAGTAGCATTGCTAATGCTTGAGCTGAATGGCGACTCTGTTTCAATTGGCGACGACCAAGCCAAAAGTGGAAATAGAATACCGAAGTACAGCACGACGCATCGGCCGGCCTGGCTAAATAAAGTGGTTGACGTACTCTGCATAGAAAGCGTTTAATGTTTTTAAAAGGACACCGGCAGGCAAACACCTTGAATTACAACAGGCACTTGAGTCTTTTATTTGTGATAGTGCAATTATTATATGGTTATGAAAAGTTCCGAAGCAAGCCATATAGCGATACGACCATCCAGCACCGCACTGCTTGTTCACTGCAGCATTTTAATCAGTTTGCAGGTTACGAAGAGGCAATACCCGGAGGCTCCTAAGGAAAGTGAAAATTATTGAGCAACGATGCTATTTTAAAGAAGAAAACCTCTTATTTCTCTGTCTTTTAACAACTAGAAAACCACTTGTCGCACTGGCCTGCAAGTGCGAGTACATGCTCCGATGCTGAGCTGCAACTGTGGCGTTTAGATCCGCAAGCAGAATCTGAACTTTCAGCCTAAAAAATATTCGGTCAGGACTGTAGGTATTCTTACGCCAGCTCAAGTCTCCGAAAAATTAGTGCCTGTCATTCCGCATCGGTAGCGGGGGCTGGGTGCTGCTACCAGCGGGCGAACCCTGCTGGGTGGATGGCCACAACCAGTTCGCTTAAACCGGGTAAGAATGACAAGACTTAGGTCAGGAATGGCGTAAGATTAAAGGTTTTTGACCGCCCGCAGCCACTTTACTAAAGGCCGCATTGATGGCTATTGGCAGTTTCAGCCGGGGCAAGGCTGGGGCCGCTGCGGCGGGGACGGGACTGAGCGCCCGGATGATATCCTCGGTAAGGGCACACTGGCGGTGGTGCGAGTAGCGCCAGCGCTCGAGTTGGGCTAGCTCTACGCGGGCGCGGGTGGGCGCCGGCTCGTCGCTGCAGCGCCGCACGGCGCGGGCGCAGGCGGCCACGTCGCCGCGCAGGTACAGCAGGCCGGTTTTGCCGTGCTGCACCAGCTCTACGGTGCCGCCGGTGGCGGTGGCCACTACAGGCACGCCGGCGGCCATGGCTTCGAGGGTGACCATGCCGTAGGTTTCGTTTTCGGAGGCCAGCACGAACACATCAATGGCTTTATAAAAAACACTGGGGTTGGCGCGGAAGCCCCGGAAATGCACCCGGTCTTGCAGCCCCAACCGGACCACTTGCTGCTTGAGCTGCTCATAGTAAGCTTCGCCCTCGTTGCGCGTAGATTCTCCCATGATGAGCAGGCTCGCGTCGTGGTTGAGTTGGGTGCGCAAGTGGTGCAACACCTCAATGACAAAGGCCTGCCCTTTGCCGGCGTCGAGGCGCCCTAGGATGCCCAGCAGGCGGCCGTGCTCGGGCAGGTCCAGTTCCTGGCGGGCCTGGGCCGTGGTGCGGGTGGGCGCGGCAAACTGCTCCAGCGGCAGCCCCAGCGGCACAATGTGCAGGCGTTGGGTTTCGAAGCGGGTGAGGCGGGCTACTTCCTGCGCCAGGCCCGGCAAAGGCGTCAGCCAGGCATCGACCAGACGAAAGCGCAGCGTGTGCACCAGGCTGCGCTTGGGTCGCCCCAATTGCATGTGCTGCTGGTATATCACCCGCAGCCGGCCACCCATTAAGGTTTTGACCAAGGTGGCGAGCGCGAGGTCCTTGTTCTGCGTCACGACCAGCACCTCAATGTGCAGGCGCTCAAGCTGCTCCTTTAGGGCCCAGGCGGTGAGCGGCAGCTTCAAGCCGCGGCGCACGGCCAATATTTCCATCGGCACAAACCATTCTTCGGACAACTTGGCCAAGGGCGTAGCGGGCGGCGCAAAAAAGGTGATGCGCCAGCCGCGCTCCTGCATCCAACCCGCAAATTTTAAGCTATTCAGTTCCAGCCCGCCCAAGCTTCCGGAGAGGCAGAGTACGGCCAGTTGCGGCGTGGCTTCGTGCTCGGCATGTTGGCCAAGTAAGCTTTCGAATTCCGTTTGGTATTTCATAGGAAAGGCAGGAGAGAACGAGTAGAGCGCGGGTGCCGGGCCGGTAGCACCCGGTAGAATTGGGCAAAGCAGCGCCCCATTGCGGCCCAAACGGGCCGCAATGGGGCGTGGCAGGCACGCGGTAACAGTAGCTCAGGAAATCAGCTCCAGCGGCTCAGGAACTGCAGAAACGCGTCTTTGTATTGGTCTCCCACCGGGATGGTAACCGCTCCAATCTGGACGGTGAGGCGCCGCACGGCCTCGATTTTGTCCAGGGCGACGATGAACGAGCGGTGGATGCGCATGAAGCGCCGGGCGGGCAGTTTCTCTTCCATCGCCTTGAGGCTCATGAGGGAGAGCAGGGCACGGGGGGTGCTTTTGAGGTGCACTTTGACGTAGTCCTTCAGGCCTTCGACGTAGAGAATGTCGCTCAGGGCCACGCGTACCAGTTGGTATTCGGCTTTGAGAAAGAGGTATTCTTCTTCCTCAGGGCCGGCCGTAGGGGCGCCGGTGGCGTGCTGGGCCGTGAGCTCGGCGTAGGCGCGGGCTTTGCCAGCGGCCCGCAGAAATTCCTCGTAGTTGAATGGCTTCACGAGGTAGTCGAGGGCGTCGACGCGGTAGCCGTCGAGGGCGTACTGGCTGTAGGCGGTGGTGAAGATGACACGCGGGCCGGTGGGGCCCAGCACGCGGGCCAGCTCCAGGCCGTTGAGCTCCTGCATTTGGATGTCGAGAAACGCCAGCTCCACCACGCCGGGGTTTTCGTGCAGGTACTTCAGGGCTTCTACCGCGCTGCCAAACCGCCCAACCAGGTCTAAAAACGGCGTTTTTTCGATAAACGACGCGACCAGGCCCAGGGCCAGCGGCTCGTCGTCGACGGCGATGCATTTGAGGGGCGGCAGGCTGCTCATGCGACGTGTAAGGTTAAGTGAACCCGAAACTCGTTGGTGGCCGTGTGGTCGTCGACCAGCAGGTTGAACTGGCCGGGATACAGCAAATCGAGGCGGCGGCGGGTGTTGGCCAGCCCAATTCCGTTGCTGCCCGACAAGTCGGTGGAGGGCAACGTGAGGCGGGTGTTGCGCACTTCCAGCTCCACTACGTCGGGCGCAGGCTGGCGCAGGGCAATGTAAATGGAGCTGGATTGCGTAGCGGCCACGCCGTGCTTGAAGGCATTTTCGAGGAACGGTAGCAGCAGCATGGGCGCCACGGGCACGTCGCGCACGGGCTCGGGGCGCTCGAAGGTGACGGTCACCCGGTCGTCGAGCCGTAGCTGCATTAGCGTGATGTAGTCCTGCACGAAGGCAATTTCCTGGCTCAACAACGTGAAGCCGCCGGCGGTGTCGTAGAGCACGTAGCGCATCATGCGCGAGAGCCGGTGAATGGCCGTACGGGCCTGCTCGCCGTCGAGCAGCGTGAGGGCGTAGATGTTGTTGAGGGTGTTGAAGAAGAAGTGCGGGTTGATCTGAGCCTTCAGCACCGACAGCTCGGAGCTAACCCGCTGCTGCTCCAGCATCTGGCGGATTTGAGCGTCTTTCTGCCACTTCTGAACCACTGTGGTACTGGTGCTGATGCCCAGCACAAACATGGTGGTGAGCAGGCCCATCGTGTCGATGCGCGGGCCGTTGCGGCCCAGCCGGGGCCGGCCCGCGGCGGCCCGAAACGCCTTGTCCATCAGCTCGGGCAGGTTCAGGGCCGACTCCAGAAACTTGCTGAAAAACAGCACCGCCACCGTGGTGGCCACCAGCGCCAGCACAAATAACTCGGTGCGCCCCTGAAACAGAAACCGGGGCACGCTCACCTTGGCAGTGAAGTAGAACGTGGCAATCCAGACGCAGAACATCAGCCCCTGCTTCAGCCAAAACTGCGGAGGCATGGTGAGCCGGCCCGTAAGGGGCTGAAACAACAAAAACGTGAGCCCGAACAGCCCCCACACCAGCACGTGAATCAGCGGGGTGAGGAAACGTCGGGGAGTGAGAACGGCCATAGGAAAGCAAAGAATCGAAGCAAACATACCAAAGGCCCGAACCCAACGCCTGGCCAAACCGACCGCAAGCGGTAATCTATCGACCGCGGGTAAGGTTTTACCGTTCAGCCCAGCCCTCACACTCCCCTCCTTACCAAGGAGGGGACGCTCAACTGCCAAGTTGAGCTGGGGTGGTTGTGGGCGTTGCACGATGGAAGCATAATAGCAGAACGACTTGGGCTGGAGTCGTTCGGGTATCGTGCAACGAATCCAACCACCCCCGTCCGAACCTGCGGCTGAACATCCCCTCCTTAGTAAGGAGGGGAGTGTGGGGCAAAGTCCAACACAGAAACCCCGAACTTGCGGCCATGATTCGTCAGTTCCTGCTGCTTGTGCTACTTTTTGCCGCTCCCACCGCTCCGGCCCAGTCCCTCCCCGACTACGCGAAGTACCCCACCTACAACGGCCCCGACCTGGGCCTGACCTGGCGAGCCGGCCAGGCCACCCTCCGCGTGTGGGCGCCGACCGCCGAGGCGCTGCACCTGCGCCTCTACACCGCGGGCACGGGCGGTGCCCCCACAGCCGACCATCTCATGCGCAAGGCCGAAGGCGGCACCTGGACCTGCACCCTGCCCGCCGGCACCACCGGCTTCTACTCGGTGCAGGCCACCATTAAGGGAAAGGCCATGGCCGAAGTGGCCGACCCGTACGCCCACGCCGTGGGCCTGAACGGGCAGCGCGGCGCCGTGCTCAACCCCGCCTCCGCGCAGCCCCCCGGCTGGTCCGACGACCTACGCCCGGCCCTGAAGCAGCCCACCGACATTGTGATTGGCGAAGTGCACGTGCGCGATTTGAGCATGCACCCGCAGTCGGGCATCCGGGAGAAGGGCAAGTTTCTGGGCGTGGCCCAACTCGGCACCCGCGGCCCGAATGGCGTGACCACCGGCCTCGACCACCTCGTGGAGCTGGGCCTAACCCACGTGCACCTGCTGCCGACTAACGACTTTGCCTCCATCGACGAAGCCGCGCCCGCCAGTGCCAACCGCTACAACTGGGGCTATGACCCGCTGAACTACACCGTATCCGAAGGTACCTACGCCACCGATGCCGCCGACCCCGCCGTGCGCATCCGCGAGTTCAAGCAGCTGGTGGGGAACCTGCACAGCCAGGGCCTGCGCGTGGTACTCGACGTGGTGTACAACCACACGTCTAACGCTGCCCGCAGCGCCTTCGAGCAGCTGGTACCCGGCTACTACTACCGCCACAACCCCGACGGCAGCCTGAGCAACGCCACCGCCTGCGGCAACGAAGTGGCCTCCGAGCGGCCCATGGTGCGCAAGCTTATCGTGGAATCGGTGGCGTACTGGGCCCGCGAATACCACGCCGACGGCTTCCGGTTCGACCTGATGGGCGTGCTCGACATTGAAACCATGCGCGCCTTACGCGTGGCCCTCGACCTGCAGGACCACAGCATTTTCGTGTACGGCGAAGGCTGGACCGCCGGCCCCTCGCCCCTGCCCGAAGCCCGCCGCGCCGTGAAAGCCAACATGCCCAAGCTACCCCGCATCGCAGCCTTTGGCGACGAGCTGCGCGACGGCGTGAAGGGCCACTACGCCCGCCAAAACGAGCCGGGCTTTGCCAGCGGCCAGCCTGGGCTGGAGGAAAGCGTGAAGTTCGGCATCGTGGCCGCCACCCAGCACCCGCAGCTCAATTATGCCAAGGTGAACTACTCCAAAGCGCCCTGGGCATCGTCGCCGGCCCAGGCCATCAACTATGTGGCCTGCCACGACGACCGGGTGCTCTGGGACAAGCTCACCGTATCGAACCCCGGCGCCTCCGAAGCGGAGCTCATCAAGATGGATTTGCTGAGCAACACCATTGTGTTTACCTCGCAGGGAGTGCCGTTTTTGCCAGTTGGCGATGAGTTTTTGCGCACCAAAGGCGGCTCACACAATTCTTATAATCAGCCGGATAGCGTCAATCAGCTCGACTGGGGCCGGAAGGCCAAGTACCAGGCGGTGTTTGAGTTCTACCGCCGCCTCATTGCCTTGCGCAGCGCTCACCCTGCCTTTCGCCTGCCCACCGCGGAGCTGATTCAGGAGCACCTGGAGTTTCTGCCCAACCTGCCCGCCGGCACCATTGCCTACCGCCTGAAAGACCACGCCGGCGGCGATAAATGGCAGAATATTGTGGTGCTGTTTAATGGCAACCGCACGGCAGTAAACATGCCGATTCCGGATGGCAAATACACAGTGATTTTGCGCGGCGACCAGCTCAACGAGAAGGGCCTGGGCAAAGTGGAGCAGGCCGGCGCCGCGCTGCAGCTGCCCGCCAGCACGGCCATGATTCTGGTGCAATAAGGCTGCGACGCGTAGGAGCCGACAGCAGCCGGAGCAGCTGGTGTTGGCTGGAAGCGGCGGCCGGCACTCCCCGCTTCCATGTGGTGTTAGCGTCTGGATTGTGTACCCGATTTGCGGCATAGCCTTGCCAACGAACCTTGCCCGAGATAAGCTCAAGGCAACGCGAAGCAGCTGAGCTACCCTCGGATTCGTAGCCAGGCTTTGGGAAAAGCCAGAAAAGCACATCAAAGAACTCACACCCTGCGTTATACCCAAAGCCTTATTATCCGCCTTCGCCATGAAACATGTTGTCACCCTTACGCTAAGCCCGGCCATCGACAAGAGCACGTCGGTGCCCCAGCTGGTGCCCGAGCAAAAGCTTCGCTGCGAACAGCCCAAAGTAGAGCCCGGCGGCGGCGGCATCAACGTGGCCCGGGCTCTGAAGCGGCTGGGGTTGGATTGCCAGGCCGTGTTTGTGGCCGGTGGCCCTCCCGGCGAAGTCCTGAAGCAGTTGGTGGCACGCGAAGGCATCGAGCAGCACCCCGTGCCCACCGAGGCCTGGACCCGCGAAAACTTCACCGTAGTGGATGCGTCCAACAACCAGCAGTACCGCTTTGGCATGCCCGGCACCGAGCTCATTGCCTCGGAGCAGGCGCAGGTGCTGGCCACCCTGGCCGGCCTTAGCCCGGTGCCCGATGTGCTGGTGGCCAGCGGCAGCCTGCCGCCCGGCGTGGCCCCCGAATTTATGGGCGAAATTGCCCGGTGGGCCAGCAGCGTCGGGGCCAAGCTAATCGTCGACACGTCGGGCGAGGCCCTGCGGTGCGCAGTGCACGAAGGCGTGTACCTGC
This region of Hymenobacter sedentarius genomic DNA includes:
- a CDS encoding glycosyltransferase family 4 protein gives rise to the protein MKYQTEFESLLGQHAEHEATPQLAVLCLSGSLGGLELNSLKFAGWMQERGWRITFFAPPATPLAKLSEEWFVPMEILAVRRGLKLPLTAWALKEQLERLHIEVLVVTQNKDLALATLVKTLMGGRLRVIYQQHMQLGRPKRSLVHTLRFRLVDAWLTPLPGLAQEVARLTRFETQRLHIVPLGLPLEQFAAPTRTTAQARQELDLPEHGRLLGILGRLDAGKGQAFVIEVLHHLRTQLNHDASLLIMGESTRNEGEAYYEQLKQQVVRLGLQDRVHFRGFRANPSVFYKAIDVFVLASENETYGMVTLEAMAAGVPVVATATGGTVELVQHGKTGLLYLRGDVAACARAVRRCSDEPAPTRARVELAQLERWRYSHHRQCALTEDIIRALSPVPAAAAPALPRLKLPIAINAAFSKVAAGGQKPLILRHS
- a CDS encoding LytR/AlgR family response regulator transcription factor yields the protein MSSLPPLKCIAVDDEPLALGLVASFIEKTPFLDLVGRFGSAVEALKYLHENPGVVELAFLDIQMQELNGLELARVLGPTGPRVIFTTAYSQYALDGYRVDALDYLVKPFNYEEFLRAAGKARAYAELTAQHATGAPTAGPEEEEYLFLKAEYQLVRVALSDILYVEGLKDYVKVHLKSTPRALLSLMSLKAMEEKLPARRFMRIHRSFIVALDKIEAVRRLTVQIGAVTIPVGDQYKDAFLQFLSRWS
- a CDS encoding 1-phosphofructokinase family hexose kinase, which translates into the protein MKHVVTLTLSPAIDKSTSVPQLVPEQKLRCEQPKVEPGGGGINVARALKRLGLDCQAVFVAGGPPGEVLKQLVAREGIEQHPVPTEAWTRENFTVVDASNNQQYRFGMPGTELIASEQAQVLATLAGLSPVPDVLVASGSLPPGVAPEFMGEIARWASSVGAKLIVDTSGEALRCAVHEGVYLLKPNLGELAMLAGTDALDSESAAAAARSIVEAGKCEIVVVSLGAAGACFVTREVEEHIAAPAVKKRSTVGAGDSMVAGMVYALCQGRPVREAVRMGVACGSAATMNSGTELFHARDAERLYQWLLQTMPLLAPVH
- a CDS encoding sensor histidine kinase → MAVLTPRRFLTPLIHVLVWGLFGLTFLLFQPLTGRLTMPPQFWLKQGLMFCVWIATFYFTAKVSVPRFLFQGRTELFVLALVATTVAVLFFSKFLESALNLPELMDKAFRAAAGRPRLGRNGPRIDTMGLLTTMFVLGISTSTTVVQKWQKDAQIRQMLEQQRVSSELSVLKAQINPHFFFNTLNNIYALTLLDGEQARTAIHRLSRMMRYVLYDTAGGFTLLSQEIAFVQDYITLMQLRLDDRVTVTFERPEPVRDVPVAPMLLLPFLENAFKHGVAATQSSSIYIALRQPAPDVVELEVRNTRLTLPSTDLSGSNGIGLANTRRRLDLLYPGQFNLLVDDHTATNEFRVHLTLHVA
- the pulA gene encoding type I pullulanase produces the protein MIRQFLLLVLLFAAPTAPAQSLPDYAKYPTYNGPDLGLTWRAGQATLRVWAPTAEALHLRLYTAGTGGAPTADHLMRKAEGGTWTCTLPAGTTGFYSVQATIKGKAMAEVADPYAHAVGLNGQRGAVLNPASAQPPGWSDDLRPALKQPTDIVIGEVHVRDLSMHPQSGIREKGKFLGVAQLGTRGPNGVTTGLDHLVELGLTHVHLLPTNDFASIDEAAPASANRYNWGYDPLNYTVSEGTYATDAADPAVRIREFKQLVGNLHSQGLRVVLDVVYNHTSNAARSAFEQLVPGYYYRHNPDGSLSNATACGNEVASERPMVRKLIVESVAYWAREYHADGFRFDLMGVLDIETMRALRVALDLQDHSIFVYGEGWTAGPSPLPEARRAVKANMPKLPRIAAFGDELRDGVKGHYARQNEPGFASGQPGLEESVKFGIVAATQHPQLNYAKVNYSKAPWASSPAQAINYVACHDDRVLWDKLTVSNPGASEAELIKMDLLSNTIVFTSQGVPFLPVGDEFLRTKGGSHNSYNQPDSVNQLDWGRKAKYQAVFEFYRRLIALRSAHPAFRLPTAELIQEHLEFLPNLPAGTIAYRLKDHAGGDKWQNIVVLFNGNRTAVNMPIPDGKYTVILRGDQLNEKGLGKVEQAGAALQLPASTAMILVQ
- a CDS encoding HesB/IscA family protein, with the translated sequence MITVSDKAKEKVTRLIQDAHLDATYRLRASVAGGGCSGLSYKLDFDNEVRPMDQEFEDKGVRVVVDMKSFLYLAGTELDFSDGLNGKGFQFNNPNASRECGCGESFSV
- a CDS encoding T9SS type A sorting domain-containing protein — its product is MFDGAVTPAAKVTLDFVSPETVGQLQFISNVNATFSIDADRTLNINNIASGADFIIAAGSSLTVTNIGVAAAGAVMLLNAGATATIAGKLVFEGVNNVNAAHHLQGSGTNSIEFVSGSVFTGGQNFSGYAFGNSTALQNSVVFHNGSRYEQYSGSAPFALGQPSSVTTFEPASYYLFAPTGYTQAGFSGRTYGSFEYNIANTNTATISFPVTFTGNLIVAKGTIAINATGGVNIKGNVLVNGTSTLTFGPASATVVQFNGTTAQTIGGTAGAAALTLGDFAQVTIDNPAGVVLQRPITLKNQLTLANGKVTTDATNLLTLSSTALLSGGNDNSFVNGPLARVIGVVSTNTDFLMPIGKGNAYRPLTFRLTQTAESTYTAEQMEGSPGGAMSGFSLINLTPLKRVSRVRWYRLTSSNQANSNTSGKITLSFGPDDGVNDPTDPGFVVASRSSISSNSWINLTNTADTGSPSSPFGSFVSGTVSSKFFDVLTSPADFALGSTSSNTNLGTAINPLPVELTSFTARRQANAVAVRWATASEKNSAYFELQRSLTGSEFVTVGKVEAHGNSTVPNTYAFHDEKAPVGVLYYRLRQVDNDGKVAFSPIVTVSSPGVSTEVVLYPNPAKSLVSFMATTTTPYHVLNQVGQVQMRGIAEAGTAVVEVSKLLPGVYLLELQTAQGRVVRKFIKE